From Streptomyces sp. CMB-StM0423, a single genomic window includes:
- the rpsF gene encoding 30S ribosomal protein S6, with the protein MRHYEVMVILDPDLEERAVSPLIESFLSVIREAKGKVEKVDTWGRRRLAYEIKKKPEGIYSVIDIQAEADVVKELDRQMNLNESVLRTKVLRPAIH; encoded by the coding sequence ATGCGTCACTACGAGGTGATGGTCATCCTCGACCCCGATCTTGAGGAGCGTGCAGTCTCCCCGTTGATCGAGTCCTTCCTGTCCGTGATCCGTGAGGCCAAGGGCAAGGTGGAGAAGGTCGACACCTGGGGCCGTCGTCGTCTCGCTTACGAGATCAAGAAGAAGCCCGAGGGCATCTACTCGGTCATCGACATCCAGGCCGAGGCCGATGTCGTCAAGGAGCTCGACCGGCAGATGAACCTCAACGAGTCGGTGCTGCGGACCAAGGTCCTGCGCCCCGCAATCCACTGA